aaaacacaataaaacagttttaattgaaatgtagaagaatttttttggttaatatacaaataaatttttctacaaatacaacaaataaaaaaaactataataaatatacgaagtgggcaccttgcacttTTACATACTTCCGGAGTCTACGGGGGAcatttctttgaacttgaaagagcattccaagattctgccttaaagggtcacaatggaagtttattctatcgatcatttcgttccttgtgtttaCCGGTGTTGCATGTACCAAGCTTTCAAGATATCCCCAAAAAATGAAtctattgtatttaattcaggggaacgtggtggCCTTGCAAATGGACCTCCCCGACCAATCCCcctattaggaaaaatattgaatgaaaagttgattttttacattatttaggAAGTGGGGAGAGgctccatcgtgcatgaaccacatgtctctgcgaatgtttagaggaatatcacataacatgggtgggaaatcattttgaagaaattcgAAGTATCGCTGACCATTCAGGTTGCTCCTGCAGAATCCTACCCTTCGATATTATGtagtacaaatatttatttgtttattcatgaGTTCTCCAAGAAATAtctgattgtgttttaatacctgctgcaagtattttttatatcacagcattatttttacgtcatctactcactcccgaattatTTGCATCAAGTGCCTGTATAGAAAGAGATATGTGCAATATTGGAGTGAATATTTGGTAAATGTCGACTAGAAacaaaatagaatcaaaaaatcCAACTAATAAAAtctcaattgaaaaattttagacTTATTtagaacaaatatatttataatgcaCTTTAAGCAagcaaacattaaaaaaaaaacaatgtttagATATGAAAGAGatgatatacaaaaaaagtatcaaCTTTATAAGtattaagcaaaaaataataCCAACAGATTCTGGAAACAGTATGCCTTTATTAAGAAAAGGATTGACGAAATTTGAAGCTATTGAATAATCACTTTATTTAACATTATATTCAAAGTTTTCACTAATGGTTTAACCGAGAGAAATTACTTGAATGATTACAGTTATAACAGATataattgtaaattgaaaaatatgaagtcTAAAATTACATTGTTATATTGTTTGATTCATCCTAGAAAAAGGGACAAAGAGTTGGTCTGTTCTTATGGTGGTGAAACaagtatgtatgtatatattggGGTGCCATATACACTACGACCCAAGGAATCTAGAGTGTCCCACTTTCTAGCTGCAATACTGGGGAACCCAAGgtttttactttctagaatgtgggatggctgcagctgccagagatcttcctcttctatttcatatgctCCCAGGTGTAGTACTCTGGAATTCCATAGTGTTTCACATTTCAAGAAAATGTGAATAGAGGTTTTGTCCTCTGTGTAACAGAATCtacattatctgctaagtctagtgTGCATTTTGGAAACAGTGCATCGAAAGATCTGTTAGTATTCCTAGGTTCTTCTTACTTGAGTTAACACAATCAGCAGAttttctctggttatagtttcaaAGTAGAGTCTTCGCATACCTCAGGCCCTGTAGGTtttcccaataattggttttactCCTATTTACCTTCTTTCccaatgttttttatatttttctgtagctgatacaacagaagggttcaggtcccatgaagggcttatCTGCCCCCCCCTTTGGTGAACATATCAGCTGTTTCCCTTCACTtcggtgtgtcccggaatccattataaagtaactttatttttctttccttgaTCATTTAATTTGTCTAGACAATCCCAAAtaagtttggattttatgataatgGAGATTaaagctctaatggctgcttgcATATCGGACAGGATGATTTCCTGTAGTTCCGATCTGgattgaactggacacatttttcagttgcataaatttctgcttgaaaaatacttagTGTGTTGCCtaggctttcagagtgtttggtcctattccagttctgtctgctgCTTTAGGTCCGTCCATATACCATTGGTGGTGATAGAGTGAATAACAGAATAAAATTCTGTATTTGATATACCCCCATGAATACACAGagtatttgaaatatgtacATATACAATAGCAATAGCAAGATCATAGCTTCTAGGAAAAGTTTACATTGTACTCTATTACATTATGAATAGTACACAAAGTAGTATTcccaaaaacaaaaatgtgaaGAATTTATCCATCCTTGAAAGTTTTGTGGCATGGTctttgttaaatataaaaataaatatcatgttATATTGGCAAAATCAATTGTATTGTCCATAAGGCCATTCAAAATTTGTGTGTTAACAGTGCCAAATTGTGTATACGTATGTGAAATGTAGTTTTacacaattttgaaattcaattcaatactATAGGTTAGTGTCAAATACTTTGTTTGTATTTATGAAACTTCCAATAATGTCAAAtgacaaaataatgattttgagtttaaattttcaatataatgtttGCCTTTTCTTTGTTATGGAATCTATAgtcattaatagaaataaattttgataaaaacatatattaccATCAGCACtgcttataaaataaaataattgattaaaaaaaatagtataataattGTTCTCCTCAAATATGTATTCCATCTCTCTCGAAAGTTGTTCATGGTTGAATATTGATACACAATCAAAATTTTAGCCCCTTATATGTGTAAATAACTAGTTTTTTTACTATTGATCAATATATCTATCAACCAATCACAATTTAATAGCACAAAATTGTAACTGCAAATTATCTTTATGGGCACAATaggtattaaatttaattttcaatacacACAAATCAATTTATGATATGGTTACTTTGGCCTAAGTATAATGTATTAAATAGTAGCTTATGCTTAATTGACTAgacatttcataatttatattatgCTTTGTAAttgacaaatttcaatatttattatatatatttaataatttatttaaaaaaaatagctCAGCAAAAGGTCTTTCTATTAGTATATCTGTGCAAAATTAGAAGTACCTACaagtttatgaaattttcattatatattccattaaaaatacaaattatttttccaattaaattttagaaatgttatgtgtttataaattaaaatacaataGCGAAAAGACCAAAACTACTTGGATTACAATGTAACTAATATATGTAACCAGGTGTTTATAATTCGTATACCTAAccatagaaaagaaaaattattcgtttttatagaaaaaaacgaCACGTTCAGTATATTTTATACCTAtgtatattagaaattattagtCAAAATTAACTTATTAAAATTGAAGGGTGCGgcaatttcttaaaattatttttacaaatgtaAAAAGCAGAAAATgccaatcaaaacaaaaatatcaaatgtctAGTTTCTCACTCaaaatttatctctttttataacaaagatgctgataaaatgaaatgaaataagtaTAAGTAACAAAGAAAACCGTTTACCTTCTCTCGCACAATGGATCTTCCTTGGGAGACGCGTACTCACGATGGCTTGTAATATGTTCACTTAAGATCTAAGACGCACTTTAACCACTTTTATCGATTAAACATCTAAAAATGAAACGTTTTCAATATTgagattttcaaattaatctataattttcttagaaattgGCAGAAACAATTTGTTCTATCTCACTTTAGAAAATGGCGGATAGATCCATAGCCATCTTTGTTCCCCTCGCTATTTCGTCCTAGACAGCCCAACGCGCATGTTCTCAACAAATAGGAGACGTTCATCGAATACGTCGAACTTGACATCGAATAGTTTTCGAATTATAcaatataattgttattaaatttcaataacttcTATTTTTAGAACCAACAGATCTTCCGCgctctatttttaaatattggtcatgtATTATCGTACctcaaaaatgtattcaatcATTATAAAAACAGATTAGTTAATTCCTAAAAATGTGATCACtacgtttattatttttttttatctataaaatacCTCTTTTAAATAATCACTAAATATTACTTCCTAAACAGaacgtttttctatttctttttttaaatttttattatatagagaaaatttgaaaatcattttaaaaccAAGTATAATTTATAAGTATTTAATATGCTTAGTTTAGTAAGCAATACATCAAtgttaattgaattattgaatattgaatgaaCAATTTCTCAAGGAAAAAGTGATTTCAGCGGACGGATCTGGATTCGATGTAAATGTCAGAAATTTTAGTAACATTTCATGTTTTCCTAAATAGTGAAGGCTGTGTGTGTGTTGGGTTGCGATGTCGGATATAGGAAGTGGTGATGAAGGTTCAAGCTCGCAAAGTAAGTGcttgaaattgtaaattttgttaatcGTAATACTGTGAGGTTTTTAATTAGTACAAAAAAAGACTTATCCTCTTCTTCACCGGACTTTCCTCCAAATTATTTTATCGAGTTTGACAAGTCTACCAAAATGGCGATTCGATTGTTCCCTTAGaaagttttccaatttttcattaaattcgaGATTTAACATATGATATATCTTCCACAGTAAGAAATTTAATGGAATATAATGTTGATTGAATAGTTATTGAGGAATTAGGTCATAAAGTATGTCAAAATTACTGCAAAAGACCTGCATAAGTTGAATATTGTCGTAGTCTATTAATGACCTTGGCCAACGTCAATTTGGTTGCCTTTTATTTTAAGCAAACGTCAAATCGTTGGAAAATGATCTTTATGAAGCAGTTCTGtgtttttgatcaattttaataaaaatctgcttaattttatcacaaaactGAAGTAtgcattttattaaaatgaggTTTTAACTATTACAGTGCTGTGTGGCTTAATTGTGTAAATTTTTCAGAATACCATCAGGGCATGGAGCAGGGAAGTGAATATGATTCAGGTAAATACTTTATGTATatgtttcattttcaataataaaaataattttttaataaatgaagaCATTTAACACCAAATCTTTTAACTTTAACTCTTATCAGTGTagaataaatatgaatgaagttCTTGGGTGATGACTCATTGCATTCCAGGAAATTCATAGTAACTTCTACTACTATAGAATTCTCATCAATTATGATTCATAACTAGTTAAACCAATTTCATTGCCGGTTGTGTTGCTTCTTatgattttcattcaaaatgttATCAAGTGAATGGACTTtaggaaaaattcaatattggCAAGATCCCAGTATGTGACATTTTGACCTGATTATGATTATACATTTATAGTTAAGGAAACAATGGAGAATTattgtttgtattattttgaatactGAGAGGTGGTAAGTGCTACAGATGTAGATGTAGAAATTGGCATAAACTGATACAGAgcataaaattaaatacttgGAAACTATTAATATCAATGGCATTCATTCgcttatatataatttttttactagatTAGTTTACATATAactgtaatatttataatatctaATAAGTTTAacacaatattataaaaatacatatttattttattatccatTTTTGTTAGTTGTtaatttcttaaacaaaatttaCTTCCTGGAGGATGTATGaggaacaaataaaaattttaatgctCGAGATATTCTCTTAGTTATCATTTTagtattaaaacaaattatactaACATTCCTACCAgttatatgtttataaatttccaaaattctaTGTCTGTAACTCTCTTTACAAAACTACAATTGCTgcctttttgtttttcttgctGTGGTATCCTAGCCACCAATGTTGTCAATGTTTTGGTTATCTTCTGCATTTTTGTACAGTTTTCTCCACAAGTTAAAGACATgataaactgataaaaataagaCAATTTGGGGAATTTGAATATAGCAATGGTGTTGTGCTTTTGTATGAACTAATTTCCATAAATTCAAAGTTGAAAATTCATGTCTATATTCAATTGTTTGTAGAATAGAGTACATTAGTCCAAAGACCCAGTTTATTAAGTCTATTTTTGATCTTTTCAAATTACAttgtaatagtaataaaatactTTCTACACGGTAATGTTTTGGATACATTTTCAAAGTATGGTATTAGATTCTTAGCCAGACTAGTAGAAATATTCtctcatataaatatgataCGTGATATATTCAAAAAGCAGATGAGGAGgctaaaacaaacaattatatagttaaatattttaatgaagcAATCGTGACATTGTAAATGTGTGGTATTTTTATGGGAACACTTGTTAGCAGTATAACTTTTACTTTTACCTATCCATCTATCCcctacaaaaattcatatttggtaAAGTAACATGATAAAATAGTTGCCAATCTCATTAGGATTAATGAAATCAGTAGCAATTATCACACTCTTGTGTAGTTAAAACGTAATTTAAACaatgtatttcttttttaattacttttggAATTTTAGGCCAGCAGCAGATGGAGCAAGAACTCGCAACCAAAATGTTGCAGATTCAGAGTAAGCGATTCTACTTAGATGTGAAACAAAATCGTAGAGGACGTTTCATTAAGGTTGCAGAGGTATTAactgcttttttatttttaatttggacTCCATTACCagtcattaattttatttagattgGTGCAGATGGACGACGTTCCCAAATATTCCTTGCCCTATCAACTGCTGCCGAGTTTAGAGATCATCTTTCTGCATTTAGCGACTTCTACTCTTCTTTGGGTAAGTCAcgtaaaatcgattttaaaagaAAGGTACCACTAGTCCCTTGTGTACCTATTTCAACCACTGCCGTTTCCATCTTCCCCAATTTCTCTGAAAATTTCCCTATATGTTCCCAATTCCTGTATATGGTCTGTTCATTTATTTCTTAGTTTCcccctttattttttaatggtcTTCCCAACTTCCATTATGTGCCACCATACCAATTCAGctgttattgtttatttattgatgtTTTGTATCTTGTTCTGCCTAGTTTATCCACCTATTCGTTTCatgtattttatttctattgtgtTTGTCCAGCTTTTCTGTAATCTTTTATCTTAATTGTAAATTTCTGCTTCATATAAATGATATGTCATTTTCACATATCTATATTTTTGTGTGctgatattattttcttcagtacTTAGCAAATGTTCGTCGATTTATTCAACCCGTTAGCTTTTTCTACAactattttctcttcttctacggacaaatattttcaaaattttgtccTTATTCCTTATTATAtcagttattttaatatttgtttattatgacTATTCTTCAATTCTTATTGGATTCATGTTTTTCACGTTgtcattttatgtttttatccaagataaaacctaacctaaccaagattaatataaaaagtaataagTCTAAGCTGTCCCCTTGCTTTATTCCTCACTTCGTTATAAACACCTTTGAAGTTTACCCTGCAATTCATACTCTTGCCATAACTATCTTTTGTGTTTCTTATTGTGGTTTCACAATTTCCATAGTATTGTCCATATTTACTTTCTAGAGTCCTAATCAAAAGCtgattttaaatcaatatatatTAGTAGAAACTCTTTCCCTTCTCTATTTTACtttctattaattttcttatcttataaatattattattagtttgacTTTCCTGCATAAAAGCTGttaatttcttttagttttagTTCTTAGAAccactttttttcataaaatttttgaataaaataaattacagaaacgaaaaaaaaattatgagatcAACAATGCTTGATACTTTTGTGGTGTGGTAAAAACAATTAACTTTTGTAGAATCTAAAGAAATTTCataatgattgaaataaaacaagaaaatggaacaaaaccagtgaaaattaAAACTTAGATTATTAGAAGCACAATGGTGGTAATTTGAGCCGATATGTTTTATGACCAAAATTTAGAAACCAAAGGAATAAAAACAACGCACAATAGGAGTGAAAGGTAGTTGACTGGgagaatttagaaaaacataaaaattatcaatagaaatttaaaaaccTTCATTTgtcttaataaataaattgaaatcctCCATGTGTTAACAATTGGTATCAGATGTGgagttgtttttaaaaagaggCAAGAAAGTTCAGAAAGAAATCATGAGAATGGTTGATGGCAGAGTACAGAAAAAAGCTGAAAGAAAAAGTACCAAAGGTACTAATGAAGATAAAAAATGGCTGTTGCATTGATAAGAAGTgggtttgtgaaattttacaatgaaagaTCTATTGGTCCAACTACTCTAGATCAATTCAAGGGGGATTCTTTCTAAAACTGAAAACATATAAGCTCAACAAGTGATCCGATCCTGTCCATAGTATATTCcttacatgaaaaattattctaatgaGGGGTAGTATAACAAGGCTAGATAAGTTATTTGTCTTTCCTCTGGAACTTAGTCTTTGCTAATATGATCACTCAGTTATCAAATATTCTGGAGTGTTATAAAATGTTCTGGAACtgttttgaagaattttgtgaatattataaGGTCTTATATGGGTTATAAAAGGAGCGCCTAGCTTGACTAAAAAGTagtttataaaatgaatttacagaatttcaagCAAAAAAGATGAACCTTGAGTTCTGTAAAATCTTTGATATGTATTAATAGATAATTTAAAACAACTGGAGGTTACAGTATTAACAAGTTCCCTACCTGAAGAATGATTAGATTATTGCTTAACAATTTTTGAGGTATTGccatatatataatatgtctTGAGAAAAATCTTGAATCCAAAAATGTCATAAAGTCTTAAGTACTGTTATAGGTCTCAGTCAAGAAGTACACCTcgtaacattttttgtttaatttttgaataaaaatttgttttcaaaatcatCCTGATTTTTAGGTCCACCAAACCCAGACAATGTTCCCGAAGATGGCAAACTAAAAAGTGAAATGATGATTAAAGACAATCGTCGTTACTACTTGGACTTGAAAGAGAATTCTAGAGGACGTTTTTTGCGGGTTTCCCAAATGATTGCTAGGGGAGGACCTCGTAGCCAAGTCGCCATTCCGGCTCAGGGTATGATCGAATTCCGGGATGCTCTAACTGACTTATTGGATGAATACAGTACTGACGAGCATGCTTATAAACCCGATTTACCAGAAGGCAGACACATGCATGTCGacaacaaaaatttctattttgatataggtagggaattttcaataaaaatattcctagcAGTTTAAATATTTACAGCGTGATCAGTGGTAAAAAACACTTATTTATGATATATGATTATGTTTTCTAAGCTCGTTTATACAAAATAGAATCcatttaaatagaatatttttggaaagaaCTCTTGCATCTGTGACAGATGCTTGATGGGTGCACTTCTGAAATAgaaggatatttttattgtagaagAATGAGTCATTGTACTGTTATAAGTAGGCCTATTTTGAGGTATTCAATGTCATAGATCTATCTATAAATAAGTGAATATCCatagaaactataataaatgatGAAGAAAAGATTGCTATCtatttcaaaccaattttttcTAGGCTTTCTTGGACCCATATTGCCCTGAGTTTTTTTTCGTTTGTGTTTTTACTTTCacttttatagatttttttgagtaatttctctttttttgctTAGTCATTCTTACGATGTATTCTAAATGTAACTCTTCTTTGTCTTAATTCTTAGTTTATGATAACTCCTTTTATTTtcccaatatttttttctgttacttGTATTTTTACTAGCTATTGAAAATTATCAGATACTTTCCTTTTTCATATAAAGCTGACGTTCAAAAACATATAGGCTTTAATGAGCTTTCTATATTTTCTCATTACTTCTTGGTCCAAAAAGAATAAATCACAGCACGTTCTTGCGGCTCACAGGGCTAACTggaactaaactacaatcataaacatggaagaaataataatatgtattattttgacatttaataaatggatta
The sequence above is drawn from the Diorhabda carinulata isolate Delta chromosome 6, icDioCari1.1, whole genome shotgun sequence genome and encodes:
- the LOC130895029 gene encoding transcriptional activator protein Pur-beta, which produces MSDIGSGDEGSSSQKYHQGMEQGSEYDSGQQQMEQELATKMLQIQSKRFYLDVKQNRRGRFIKVAEIGADGRRSQIFLALSTAAEFRDHLSAFSDFYSSLGPPNPDNVPEDGKLKSEMMIKDNRRYYLDLKENSRGRFLRVSQMIARGGPRSQVAIPAQGMIEFRDALTDLLDEYSTDEHAYKPDLPEGRHMHVDNKNFYFDIGQNNRGVYMRISEVKTNFRTAITVPEKSWQRFRDILSDYCDKIKQPSQGSGGGISSQDQPHSLVGNNTQQDSGTSLK